One window from the genome of Prosthecobacter sp. SYSU 5D2 encodes:
- a CDS encoding F0F1 ATP synthase subunit delta, producing the protein MKISKEVRRTSRQLFRLCMVNGKLDESRVRMIVDKIIATKPRGYHGLLDSLAAQVRNEIESQRAVVESATPLTADIQSGLNTSLSQKYGRELALEYHIKPELLGGIRVKVGSDVWDGSVKARLEALKASLS; encoded by the coding sequence ATGAAAATCAGCAAGGAAGTCCGCCGCACATCCCGCCAGCTTTTTCGCCTCTGCATGGTGAATGGTAAGCTGGACGAGTCCCGCGTGCGCATGATCGTGGACAAAATCATCGCCACCAAGCCTCGCGGTTATCACGGCCTGCTGGATTCCCTTGCCGCCCAGGTGCGCAACGAGATCGAAAGCCAGCGCGCCGTGGTGGAAAGCGCCACGCCTCTCACCGCAGACATCCAGTCCGGCCTGAACACCAGCCTCTCGCAGAAATATGGTCGCGAGCTGGCCCTTGAATATCACATCAAGCCTGAGCTCCTTGGCGGCATTCGCGTCAAGGTCGGCAGCGATGTCTGGGATGGCTCAGTCAAAGCCCGTCTCGAAGCCCTCAAAGCCTCCCTTTCCTAA
- a CDS encoding ATP synthase F0 subunit B encodes MTTTFLAASDIADQFGLELPKLIAQVIIFLVVFYVLKTKAFGPIMGMLEQRRMRIADGESKLEKIARDLAEAEKNAQAIVDKANDDANRMVKEAGDSAKSLAEKRQQEAIQEAGQILVKAREAAKMEHEQVMAQLKAEFGRMVTDATTRVTGKVLNTDDQARINQETSAQVSR; translated from the coding sequence ATGACCACGACCTTCCTTGCAGCCTCCGACATTGCAGACCAGTTTGGCCTCGAACTGCCAAAATTGATCGCGCAGGTCATCATTTTCCTTGTCGTGTTTTATGTGCTCAAGACCAAGGCTTTTGGTCCCATCATGGGCATGCTGGAGCAGCGCCGCATGCGCATCGCTGACGGTGAGTCCAAGCTTGAAAAAATCGCCCGCGACCTCGCTGAGGCTGAGAAGAATGCCCAGGCCATTGTTGACAAAGCCAACGACGACGCCAACCGCATGGTCAAAGAAGCTGGTGACAGCGCCAAGTCCCTCGCTGAAAAACGCCAGCAGGAAGCCATCCAGGAAGCCGGCCAGATCCTCGTCAAAGCCCGTGAGGCCGCCAAGATGGAGCACGAGCAGGTCATGGCCCAGCTGAAAGCCGAATTCGGCCGCATGGTTACGGATGCGACCACCCGCGTCACTGGCAAGGTCCTCAACACCGACGACCAGGCCCGCATCAATCAAGAAACCTCCGCCCAGGTCAGCCGGTAA
- the atpE gene encoding ATP synthase F0 subunit C, translating into MSMAAEAAPAAAAAAQGISGSLTLGLAGAGAAIGIGLIGGKAVEAVGRNPGAAGSIQTLAIIGMALAEAVAIYALIIAFQGR; encoded by the coding sequence ATGTCTATGGCAGCCGAGGCTGCTCCTGCTGCTGCCGCTGCTGCACAGGGTATCTCCGGTTCCCTTACCCTGGGTCTCGCTGGTGCTGGTGCCGCTATCGGCATCGGTCTGATCGGTGGCAAGGCAGTGGAAGCTGTCGGTCGTAACCCTGGCGCTGCTGGCAGCATCCAGACTCTGGCAATCATCGGCATGGCGCTGGCAGAAGCCGTCGCCATTTACGCTCTGATCATCGCGTTCCAGGGCCGTTAA
- the atpB gene encoding F0F1 ATP synthase subunit A: protein MDVSFTFPSSALLLAEVSRKAVSLLGGGERESFWAFVTNSCLVAAIVTGVIIWMANKATSKMTLIPHPWQNFFESIIEAVYNQVEAIVGPKQAPRAFPLLATLFIFILVSNYFGLLPGVGTIGWGHGYGVLSMTHITEPLLRPATADLNMTLGMALCFMLVWFYLTIRELGVWGFIKHTFGAKGGATGIMGIFIALVFLLVGAIEIVSIMFRPGSLSLRLFGNIYAGETLLHTMMTLGDMFGLGAVGKFIIATIAPIPFYFMELLVGLLQAAVFTLLCAVYIQLSTTHDEHHGEEHGHDHH from the coding sequence ATGGACGTAAGTTTTACCTTTCCCTCATCCGCCCTTCTGCTCGCTGAAGTGAGCCGCAAGGCCGTGTCATTGCTTGGCGGGGGAGAACGTGAAAGCTTCTGGGCTTTCGTCACCAATTCTTGCCTTGTCGCTGCCATCGTTACGGGTGTCATCATCTGGATGGCCAACAAGGCCACGTCTAAAATGACGCTTATTCCACATCCGTGGCAGAACTTTTTCGAGTCCATCATTGAGGCGGTCTATAATCAGGTGGAGGCCATCGTTGGTCCCAAGCAGGCTCCTCGCGCCTTTCCTCTGCTGGCCACTCTGTTCATCTTCATTCTGGTCTCCAACTACTTCGGTCTGCTTCCGGGTGTAGGTACCATTGGTTGGGGTCATGGATATGGTGTGCTTTCCATGACGCACATTACCGAGCCGCTTCTGCGCCCTGCTACGGCGGATTTGAACATGACCTTGGGCATGGCCCTCTGCTTCATGCTTGTCTGGTTCTATCTCACCATTCGTGAGCTTGGCGTCTGGGGTTTCATCAAGCACACGTTCGGTGCCAAGGGTGGTGCCACGGGCATCATGGGAATCTTCATTGCCCTTGTCTTCCTCCTGGTGGGTGCCATTGAAATCGTCTCCATCATGTTCCGTCCGGGATCTCTTTCCCTGCGTCTTTTCGGGAACATTTACGCCGGTGAAACGCTGCTTCATACCATGATGACCTTGGGTGACATGTTTGGTTTGGGTGCCGTTGGAAAATTCATCATCGCCACCATTGCTCCGATTCCCTTTTACTTCATGGAGTTGCTCGTTGGCCTGCTGCAGGCTGCTGTTTTCACCCTCCTTTGCGCCGTTTATATCCAGCTTTCCACCACGCATGACGAGCATCATGGTGAAGAGCATGGTCACGATCACCATTGA
- a CDS encoding SDR family oxidoreductase — MNPAPSPFDLTGQRIWVIGGAGWLGQSTVLTLAEMGASVLCADLPGRSAAFLDKASFAGDITPVDLDAHDTDALLPFVEKHQSAHGVPHGLVNLTYAATPKRLAELTAEDFDEVNHGNLTSTFILTRAVADLMAAAGQGSLVLFSSMYGGVAPDPRIYESPMNTNPIEYGVNKAGMRQMARYLAVHYGACGVRCNTISPGPFPNPGIQEAQPEFIARLSQKVPLGRVGAPVEIAGAVSFLLSDAASYITGIDLPVDGGWTAW; from the coding sequence ATGAATCCTGCCCCATCACCTTTTGATCTTACTGGCCAGCGCATCTGGGTCATAGGGGGGGCGGGATGGTTGGGCCAGTCCACGGTGCTGACGCTGGCAGAAATGGGGGCAAGTGTCTTGTGTGCCGATTTGCCTGGCCGCAGTGCCGCTTTTTTGGATAAAGCCAGCTTCGCCGGGGATATCACCCCGGTGGATCTGGATGCCCACGACACGGATGCCTTGCTGCCCTTTGTGGAAAAACATCAATCCGCTCATGGCGTGCCCCATGGGCTGGTGAACCTGACCTATGCCGCCACCCCGAAACGTCTGGCAGAGCTAACCGCCGAGGATTTTGATGAAGTGAACCATGGCAATCTGACCAGCACTTTCATCCTGACGCGCGCCGTTGCGGATCTCATGGCGGCTGCAGGGCAGGGGAGCCTGGTCCTGTTTTCAAGCATGTATGGCGGCGTTGCCCCGGATCCCCGCATATACGAGTCACCCATGAATACCAATCCGATAGAATACGGGGTTAATAAGGCCGGGATGCGGCAGATGGCCCGCTATCTGGCGGTTCACTACGGGGCATGCGGGGTGCGCTGCAATACGATCTCTCCCGGACCCTTTCCCAATCCGGGCATCCAGGAAGCTCAGCCGGAGTTTATCGCGAGGCTGTCGCAAAAGGTTCCGTTGGGACGGGTCGGAGCGCCGGTTGAGATCGCTGGCGCGGTAAGCTTTTTACTCAGCGATGCGGCAAGCTACATTACCGGAATTGACCTGCCGGTGGATGGCGGATGGACCGCCTGGTGA
- a CDS encoding Glu/Leu/Phe/Val dehydrogenase, whose translation MSASVYDSPVFHMACHQFDLVADFLDIPDSLRDRLKMPRRALTVSIPVRRDDGSTTVFTGYRVQHHLSLGPTKGGIRFHPDVTMGEVAALAMWMSWKCALTGLPYGGAKGGVCCDPSQLSIGELERLTRRYTQELIPFIGPQLDVPAPDMGTNEQVMAWMMDTYSLQIGHCVPGVVTGKPVGLGGSLGRRESTGRGVAYLVSRAMDTLGIRAEGATAVIQGFGNVGSVAAMSLAKQGVKIIAVSDAYGGIHNAAGLELNALNDYVSQTKSVVGFPESEPISNAELLLLPCDILIPAAMERQIDATNAAKIQCRILAEGANGPVTPDADLILQQRPEIFIIPDILCNSGGVIVSYFEWVQDLQSFFWGEGEVLDKLFRILEQAFNQTLQVHRKQKVSMRFAALSLGIKRVWEAKQTRGLYP comes from the coding sequence ATGAGTGCTTCCGTTTACGACTCCCCTGTGTTTCATATGGCCTGTCATCAGTTTGATCTGGTGGCGGATTTCCTCGATATTCCAGACAGCCTTCGCGACCGTCTCAAGATGCCACGGCGGGCGCTCACAGTCTCCATCCCTGTGCGGCGGGATGACGGCAGCACGACGGTCTTCACGGGGTATCGGGTGCAGCATCATTTGTCTCTGGGCCCCACCAAGGGCGGCATCCGGTTTCACCCTGACGTCACCATGGGTGAGGTGGCTGCCCTGGCCATGTGGATGAGCTGGAAATGTGCGCTGACCGGCCTCCCATATGGCGGAGCCAAGGGCGGGGTCTGCTGCGATCCCAGCCAGCTTTCAATCGGAGAGCTGGAGCGCCTGACCCGGCGCTATACCCAGGAGCTGATTCCCTTCATCGGCCCTCAACTGGATGTCCCTGCGCCGGACATGGGCACGAACGAGCAGGTCATGGCCTGGATGATGGACACATACTCTCTCCAGATTGGCCACTGCGTCCCCGGAGTCGTCACGGGCAAGCCGGTGGGCTTGGGCGGCTCCCTTGGCCGGCGCGAATCCACCGGCCGCGGGGTCGCCTATCTCGTCTCACGGGCCATGGATACGCTGGGCATCCGCGCAGAAGGGGCCACAGCGGTGATCCAAGGGTTTGGCAATGTCGGCTCCGTCGCCGCCATGTCTCTGGCCAAACAAGGCGTCAAAATTATCGCCGTCAGTGATGCGTACGGAGGCATTCACAATGCCGCCGGCTTGGAACTGAATGCCCTGAACGATTACGTCAGCCAGACCAAAAGTGTCGTGGGCTTTCCAGAGTCGGAACCCATCAGCAATGCAGAATTGCTCCTCCTCCCCTGTGACATCCTCATCCCGGCAGCCATGGAGCGGCAGATTGACGCCACCAACGCTGCCAAAATCCAGTGCCGCATTCTGGCGGAGGGTGCCAACGGACCCGTCACCCCGGATGCGGATTTAATCCTCCAACAACGCCCGGAGATCTTCATCATTCCGGACATCCTCTGCAACAGCGGCGGCGTCATTGTCTCCTACTTCGAATGGGTGCAGGATCTGCAGAGCTTCTTCTGGGGTGAAGGCGAGGTATTGGACAAACTGTTCCGAATCCTTGAGCAGGCCTTTAACCAGACGCTGCAAGTGCACCGCAAACAGAAGGTTTCCATGCGCTTTGCCGCACTCAGCCTGGGCATCAAAAGGGTGTGGGAAGCCAAGCAGACTCGCGGCCTTTATCCCTAA
- the rpoN gene encoding RNA polymerase factor sigma-54 has protein sequence MADQGLYQTQTQKLAIGPQMQQSLQILQAPTLELRQIIQQEIEINPVLELESPDVSLDDAVPDDPDDRDGGDRDELDVISQMDEEWREYWAQSRMQTTNRSAEDQERWQFLMDSIVAPTTLQEHLVTQLRTAEINDPLLVRNVEFLIGSLDDRGFLNASVEDMSLHQSIPIDDLHAAKAVLMSFDPVGVGSDDLRECLLVQLERLGKKHSLAHRLVDQYLEDLANKRYPILARKLGVPLEQVSRAADFISTLDPRPASRFNPSSNNYVSPDIIVERLGGEWVPVMNNDDLPNLRLSNAYKDLLGQASSSGEVRNYIRDKIRSGKFLIRSIHQRQQTIHKIAIQILAHQQEFLEKGTSFLRPLNMAQVADEVGVHETTVSRAISGKYMATPHGVYELKFFFSHGVKTDSGEDLSNTSVKNAIADLIKTETKAKPLSDDKLAKLLDKQGIKVARRTVAKYREALGILPSHLRKSFS, from the coding sequence ATGGCAGACCAAGGACTATACCAGACCCAGACTCAAAAGCTTGCCATCGGCCCCCAGATGCAGCAGAGCTTGCAGATCCTGCAGGCCCCCACTCTTGAGCTGAGGCAGATCATCCAGCAGGAGATTGAAATCAATCCTGTGCTGGAGCTTGAATCTCCGGATGTGTCTCTGGATGATGCCGTGCCCGATGATCCGGATGACCGGGACGGAGGTGACCGCGATGAGCTCGATGTCATTTCCCAGATGGATGAAGAATGGCGGGAGTACTGGGCTCAGAGCCGCATGCAGACGACCAACCGCAGTGCGGAAGACCAGGAGCGCTGGCAGTTCCTGATGGATTCCATTGTGGCTCCGACGACCCTGCAGGAGCACTTGGTGACGCAGTTGCGCACGGCGGAGATCAATGACCCGTTGCTGGTCAGAAATGTGGAATTTCTCATCGGCAGCCTGGATGACCGGGGTTTCCTGAATGCTTCTGTGGAGGACATGAGCCTTCATCAAAGCATCCCCATTGATGACTTGCATGCCGCCAAAGCCGTCCTGATGTCTTTTGACCCTGTCGGGGTGGGATCAGATGACCTGCGCGAGTGCCTGCTGGTGCAGCTTGAGCGGCTGGGTAAAAAACACAGCCTGGCCCATCGCCTGGTGGACCAGTATCTGGAAGACCTGGCCAACAAACGCTACCCGATCCTGGCCCGCAAGCTGGGGGTGCCGCTGGAACAGGTTTCCCGTGCGGCCGATTTCATCAGCACCCTGGATCCCCGGCCTGCATCGCGCTTTAACCCGAGCAGCAACAATTATGTCAGCCCTGACATCATCGTGGAAAGGCTGGGTGGGGAGTGGGTGCCGGTGATGAACAATGACGACCTTCCCAACCTGCGCCTGAGCAATGCCTACAAGGACCTCCTGGGCCAGGCCAGCAGCAGCGGGGAGGTGCGCAACTACATCCGGGACAAGATCCGCAGCGGCAAATTCCTGATCCGTTCCATCCATCAGCGTCAGCAGACCATCCACAAGATCGCCATTCAGATCCTGGCGCATCAGCAGGAATTCCTGGAAAAGGGAACGAGCTTCCTGCGGCCGCTGAACATGGCGCAAGTGGCCGATGAAGTGGGCGTGCACGAGACCACGGTGAGCCGTGCCATCTCAGGCAAATACATGGCCACGCCGCATGGCGTGTACGAGCTGAAGTTTTTCTTCAGCCACGGGGTCAAAACAGATTCCGGTGAAGACCTCAGCAACACCAGTGTCAAAAATGCCATTGCTGACCTAATCAAGACCGAAACCAAGGCCAAGCCCCTCAGCGATGACAAGCTGGCCAAGCTGCTGGACAAGCAGGGCATCAAAGTGGCGCGCCGCACGGTCGCGAAATACCGCGAGGCTCTGGGCATCCTGCCCAGCCACCTGCGCAAATCGTTTTCATAA
- a CDS encoding alpha/beta hydrolase, translated as MSRSRRYIRAAIRCVLLGVLLLVLVVGLAWWYFTPAYTETRGIVYAQRHGTDLTLNVIRPEKPNGAGVLMMVSGSWKSAPDKFQPWMAASFLRQGLTVIAVSHLSQPQATIMEIVDDVNRATRFVRHHAKDYCIDPKRLGVIGGSSGGHLSLMLATRGGPGDPASPDPIDREDSSVQAATVFYPVTDLLNLGPSTQNLHDGGPPKSYRNSFGPDAADLEKWKVIGQGVSPIFHVTARLPPVFIVHGDADILVPLEQSQRFQKRATEMGKTVELLIRPGKKHGWPTMIWDAHLFALWMADKLATDPS; from the coding sequence ATGAGCCGCTCCCGCCGGTACATTCGTGCTGCCATCAGGTGCGTCCTGCTGGGGGTGTTATTACTGGTCCTTGTGGTCGGTCTGGCCTGGTGGTATTTTACCCCGGCTTACACGGAGACACGCGGCATCGTCTATGCTCAGAGGCATGGCACAGACCTGACTCTCAACGTCATCCGTCCGGAAAAACCGAACGGGGCAGGGGTGCTCATGATGGTCAGCGGCTCATGGAAGTCGGCCCCTGATAAGTTCCAGCCCTGGATGGCGGCCTCATTCCTGCGCCAGGGGCTGACCGTCATCGCCGTATCTCATCTTTCCCAGCCGCAAGCCACGATCATGGAGATCGTGGACGACGTGAACCGCGCCACCCGTTTTGTCCGCCATCATGCCAAGGATTACTGCATTGATCCCAAGCGCCTCGGCGTCATCGGCGGCAGCTCCGGCGGCCATTTGAGCCTCATGCTCGCCACCCGTGGCGGCCCCGGCGATCCCGCTTCGCCTGACCCTATTGACCGTGAAGACAGCTCCGTCCAGGCAGCCACTGTTTTCTATCCCGTCACGGATCTGCTCAACCTCGGCCCCTCCACCCAGAACCTGCACGATGGCGGCCCGCCCAAAAGCTACCGCAACTCCTTCGGCCCCGATGCCGCCGATCTGGAAAAATGGAAAGTCATTGGCCAGGGCGTCTCACCCATCTTCCACGTCACAGCCCGGCTGCCACCCGTCTTCATCGTTCATGGCGATGCCGATATCTTGGTCCCTCTCGAGCAGTCCCAGCGTTTCCAAAAGCGCGCCACGGAGATGGGCAAGACCGTCGAACTCCTCATCCGCCCCGGCAAAAAACACGGCTGGCCCACCATGATCTGGGACGCCCACCTCTTTGCCCTCTGGATGGCGGACAAGCTTGCTACAGATCCAAGCTGA